A genome region from Anopheles stephensi strain Indian chromosome 2, UCI_ANSTEP_V1.0, whole genome shotgun sequence includes the following:
- the LOC118505730 gene encoding probable ATP-dependent RNA helicase DDX28: MTKLTRVCLSLRACFSTQVRPLASAPSQAPPVPVVTCKRQQFNLYQSDLPANPDRIKFGELPLASDGWRHRRSNGDYFIIHPVQRAFEAYGLSERTFGELGIRESLVENLKKQHVLSPTHYQAEGIQAMLDGSHMLLAAETGCGKTYTYLVPVVEQILRRKLHERQREFNTPLMLIITPGRELAQQIGTVATKLTEGLGIKTRVVLGGRTKQQMLNPSFEDIDILVASFGAISKLITNGIYRMEEVRYVVLDEADTLLDDSFNPKLMHLMKRFPFHKNHLQDLGQDIQGTQMILAAATMPSNMEELLSKLVNVETIDQVVSPNLHRLMSHVTQRFMCVRKSDRPQILLDLVRTDAKRNVPTIIFSNKTPACDFVSMHLNAHGFPCVNLNGDMILKLRLGQFEKFQQAEVNILSTTDVASRGLNTIRAAHVINFDFPLYTADYIHRVGRIGRIGSSNDCLATNLISSQAEIGAVQRLEHAARTTSLLRNVDANVKGIIRRRVMKSMGIPNEGMIPG, from the coding sequence ATGACTAAGTTAACGCGCGTGTGTCTTTCGTTGCGAGCCTGCTTTTCCACCCAGGTGCGACCGCTAGCATCGGCACCGAGCCAGGCACCACCGGTGCCCGTGGTAACCTGCAAACGGCAGCAGTTTAATCTGTACCAGAGTGATCTGCCGGCAAACCCTGATCGGATAAAGTTTGGCGAACTGCCACTCGCTTCGGACGGGTGGCGACATCGTCGATCCAATGGAGATTACTTCATCATTCACCCGGTGCAGCGGGCATTCGAGGCGTACGGTTTGAGCGAGCGGACATTCGGCGAACTCGGCATACGTGAGTCGTTGGTGGAAAATCTCAAAAAGCAACATGTACTTTCGCCCACACATTACCAGGCGGAAGGCATTCAGGCGATGCTTGACGGGAGCCATATGCTGCTGGCCGCTGAGACGGGCTGTGGCAAGACCTACACGTATCTGGTGCCCGTGGTGGAACAGATTCTACGCCGAAAGCTGCATGAAAGGCAGCGCGAGTTTAACACTCCTCTGATGCTGATCATTACGCCGGGCCGAGAGCTGGCCCAACAGATTGGCACGGTTGCGACGAAGCTAACGGAAGGGTTGGGCATTAAAACGCGCGTGGTGCTCGGTGGGCGAACGAAGCAACAGATGCTGAATCCATCGTTCGAAGACATCGACATACTGGTGGCAAGCTTCGGTGCCATCAGCAAGCTGATAACGAATGGGATTTATCGCATGGAGGAGGTCCGGTACGTCGTGCTGGACGAAGCGGACACACTGCTCGATGACAGCTTTAACCCTAAGCTGATGCACCTGATGAAACGGTTCCCGTTCCACAAGAACCATCTGCAGGACCTGGGGCAAGATATTCAAGGAACGCAGATGATACTGGCGGCCGCCACAATGCCATCCAATATGGAAGAACTCCTTTCGAAGCTGGTGAACGTAGAAACGATCGATCAGGTTGTGAGTCCCAATCTGCACCGCCTAATGAGCCACGTTACGCAACGGTTCATGTGCGTACGCAAATCAGATCGACCCCAGATCCTGCTCGATCTCGTGCGTACGGATGCGAAGCGCAACGTACCAACGatcatttttagcaacaaAACGCCCGCCTGTGACTTTGTGTCGATGCACCTGAACGCACACGGATTCCCGTGCGTGAATCTGAACGGGGACATGATACTGAAGCTACGGTTGGGACAGTTTGAAAAGTTTCAGCAGGCGGAGGTAAACATACTGTCAACGACGGATGTGGCAAGCCGTGGATTGAACACGATCCGGGCGGCACACGTGATAAATTTCGATTTTCCACTGTACACGGCGGATTACATACACCGGGTGGGACGTATCGGGCGCATCGGGAGCAGTAACGACTGTTTGGCGACGAATCTTATTTCAAGCCAGGCGGAAATTGGCGCCGTACAGCGGTTGGAACATGCGGCCCGCACGACCAGCTTGCTGCGGAACGTGGACGCGAACGTGAAGGGCATAATTCGGCGAAGAGTTATGAAGAGCATGGGAATACCGAACGAGGGAATGATTCCTGGTTGA
- the LOC118505734 gene encoding mitochondrial import inner membrane translocase subunit Tim22 has protein sequence MATLLPKPVDPDEAAKRESTTKTTGVFFPESDLDEVAKHFIGNIHRYRENIIIPKLYGAVQIKTNEEKLVEAAFESCAFKSFMSCVLGYGLGAAIGLFSSSVNPSIADPMAGEKQQTAREIFREMRQATHSYGKNFAVIGAVFAAVECTIESKRGVSDWKNGTYAGAVTGGLIGLRAGVKAGIIGAAGFAAFSTVIDYYMRHR, from the exons ATGGCCACCCTACTACCCAAACCCGTGGACCCGGACGAGGCCGCTAAGCGGGAAAGCACCACCAAAACAACGGGTGTATTTTTTCCCGAATCCGACCTAGACGAGGTGGCCAAACATTTCATCGGAAACATTCACCG CTACCGGGAAAACATCATAATCCCAAAACTGTATGGCGCGGTACAGATTAAAACGAACGAGGAAAAGCTTGTAGAGGCCGCCTTCGAGAGCTGCGCGTTCAAATCGTTTATGAGCTGTGTGCTGGGCTATGGTCTCGGTGCGGCAATCGGTCTGTTTAGCTCGTCCGTCAATCCCAGCATCGCCGATCCGATGGCGGGCGAGAAGCAACAAACGGCGAGAGAAATTTTCCGCGAAATGCGCCAAGCGACACACTCGTACGGTAAGAACTTTGCCGTCATTGGGGCAGTGTTCGCGGCCGTGGAGTGTACCATTGAATCG AAACGCGGCGTTTCCGATTGGAAGAATGGAACGTATGCCGGAGCCGTAACGGGAGGATTGATTGGCTTGCGAG ctgGAGTCAAGGCCGGAATTATCGGAGCAGCTGGCTTTGCCGCATTCTCCACAGTAATAGATTACTACATGAGACACAGATAA